The DNA sequence TCGTGCCGTCCGGGTTCTCGTGGATGACGACATCGGCGTCCTGCACGATGTCGATGTCCGTGTCGCCGGGCGTCCCGTCGCCGGGTACGACGAGGTGCTGGTGGTCGGTGTAGACCTCGTCGCGGCCGTTGTTGTGCACCACGAACCGTTCGGTGGCGTCGATGATGAAGTTGCCGAACTCGTCTTCGCGGACCTCGATCTGCTCGAACTCCTCGACGGTGGGCAGATCCTTCAGCGGCAGTCCGTCCGCGGTCTCCGGGTGCCAGACGGTGCCGGTCTGCGCTTCCACGTGACCGTCTTCGCCGCGGGTGACCGTGCTGGTCTCCACCTCGGGGACGTACTCGTGCTCGGGCACGTCGTGCGCGGTCTCCGCGGCGGCCGGCTCCGGTTGCGGGGGCGGCGGGGTGGGGGTCGCGCCCGGGGTGAGCGCGTTGCCGACCACTTCCGACGCGACCGCGCCGGCGGCGGCCGTGACGGCCTTCCGGATCTTCCCCTTCGGCTGGTCGGTCACGACAGGACCTCCGCCCTGGCTTCGCTGAGCAGGATTCCTTCGCAGGTGCGCACCAGCACGCGCGCCGCGTCGCGGACGTCGCGCGGGGACGCCGGGTGCTCGGCGCGCCGCTGCCACCTCAGCAGCTGCGCGCCGAGCGCCTGCCGGACCGCGGCGCGGCCCGCGTTCCCCGGCAGGCCCAGCCGGCTCGGCACGTCCACCCCGGTCGCGCCGAGCAGCCGTTCCGCGTCGCGGGCCTCGTCGGTGGTGAACAGCACGACGCCGAGCCGGATCGAGTCGATCAGCTGGATCTCGGCGAACTCGTGCGCCCCGGCGACGATCCGCTCCCATTCGTGCAGCAGGCCGCCGGTGCGGTCCGGGTAGGCGCGCAGCACCAGTTCCGCCGCCTGCAGCGCCGAGCGCGCCTTGAGCACGTCGGCCCGCGCGGCGAACTGCGTGGTCAGGAGCGACCGGAGGCGGTGCAGGCCGCTGCGCGCCAGCAGCTCGCCCGACAGCGCCCGCGCGCCCGTCACCAGCTCGCCGCGGACCAGCTCGATCGCCAGCCGCACGCCGAAGAGGCCGTAGCGGGCCAGCAGCTCGGCGCGTTCCGCCGCCGGGACGTCCACTTCGGACTCGCCGGTGGCGAACCGGTCCGCTGACGTCAGCAGCCGCGCCACTTCGGCCTCCGGCGCGGCCGCGAGCCGCCGGAACGCGCGGAACTCCGACTCCTTGAGCGACGCCGCGGAGCTGGCCAGCAGGCCGGCCACCGGGACCACGGTCTGGCAGAGC is a window from the Amycolatopsis sp. cg9 genome containing:
- a CDS encoding dynamin family protein; translation: MTPLHLQVRGFVARACAGYAGTPAEPQLRQIAGRLAEPLRVAIAGRVKAGKSTLLNALVGQELAATDAGECTRVVTWYRNGPTYRIMLHPVRGMPRQLPFGRLSGTLGLELGMAPDDVDRLVVDWPSPALRAMTLIDTPGLGSARAEVSGRTEAALVPEGDGVGTADAVVYLMRHVHGDDVRFLDAFHDDPAQRRPVNTIGVLAKADEVGHARADALDSAVKIAGRYARDPRVRGLCQTVVPVAGLLASSAASLKESEFRAFRRLAAAPEAEVARLLTSADRFATGESEVDVPAAERAELLARYGLFGVRLAIELVRGELVTGARALSGELLARSGLHRLRSLLTTQFAARADVLKARSALQAAELVLRAYPDRTGGLLHEWERIVAGAHEFAEIQLIDSIRLGVVLFTTDEARDAERLLGATGVDVPSRLGLPGNAGRAAVRQALGAQLLRWQRRAEHPASPRDVRDAARVLVRTCEGILLSEARAEVLS